A single Oncorhynchus tshawytscha isolate Ot180627B linkage group LG01, Otsh_v2.0, whole genome shotgun sequence DNA region contains:
- the LOC112260472 gene encoding KN motif and ankyrin repeat domain-containing protein 4 isoform X1, which produces MDKKSENGYPRSGGESGGGGQRKQLPYSVETPYGFHLDLDFLKYVDDIEKGNTIKRVHIQRKARGPPKFSTLPRNFSLLGHGARPAPKDTWSSTLGPKPRGRMTDVQQILDFRPSDGGTLGILSQNSRVQGSSFASARPREEAGVGPWVLGEQPLGRPNLLRTSSMPVTIPHRKASESGDERTENISSENVIRAVPQDRSGLHQQITAALKRVRELEDMVRTIPELKSQICSLRVEREQLILRLQVQTKPQPPAHPQSASPSPAPSTDPGPASQPPGAKAAVDPGRAESTVSEAETQQESLKSTAQEEEPDRLLEAQEPERQIQTAEGPDRQTFLNPLVYAEERQTKQLENVATPKAPEPLDSRVFVQVTEGVSGTGEEHHLSVEQLQAKLVALEAKLSQASEDLERTNSLLKQQVKENMMKEERILQLSVGGTGGAEEVSRQRQTSRRTSVDQQAETERVGSASQETETERADMVEQGTDTERIVICLTGEGAGGVEQGTETERFDTKDQVTETEMVIVCPVRPRANSVDRRTETERVDTVDQVTETLPGDSLDQVTETETQTVVSVDQSTETAPARPVRSVRHRANSVDRGTETQTVDTVNRITVTETQTGVRVDQVTETQTQTAPVRPVRPARHRANSVDRGTETERVGTVDQVTETVVAQSAYQQTETEGDRVETSNNHHREIEIESAAIVSAAIESAVTEIVEAERVVSRSVVKEGEIAESAVHFVVIESVGKENGVTANVVPENVVPENVVTENVVTENVVTGSMVKRQVVVVEETVVEQMTLTESVVTQSMTTESTVVESAATENLATESEVVKNTVTESTVTGSAVIESPAPESPEVAPTPSSSQTQMGQKESEQAQPQSQDSRRGSNPALAQAPRQGSNPALGQVVTRLTGLINEQWAQLGSSQDKPDKQETTSPSAQKPAEGQGAPAAGKPLAGKATGKSGLSKMSSIQSQLVSSLSALSAFYSPGQKAAASKQQGLKSIMKKNDAADKQGNRGGAKKNLKFVGVNGGYETTSSEEESSEEEKGEVEEEEVDSSEPEEEREKEEGAGAAQGQGEATATEDEAQGAGAQAGETEGHEDSQDPENSQALLEEQPAAASGETIDKGFMEACDYIEGRMAEVGAPDKEMRHVLMVLYQEWFRVSSQKDSRADTVTLYLREVGIATPTLLRYIVNLADGNGNTALHYSVSHSNFPVVKLLLDTGLCEVDILNKAGYTAVMLASLTAADGSEDMEVALQLLRQGDVNARASQAGQTALMLSVSHGRTAMVRLLLSCQADLNIQDKDGSTALMCACEHGHTEIARVLLESGHCDTSLTDKDGQRALSVAVASSHAEIVDLLKSHSDSTTTHASNPSTTTSATIITTTTASLL; this is translated from the exons ATGGACAAGAAAAGTG AAAATGGCTACCCTAGATccggaggagagagtggaggtggGGGTCAGAGGAAGCAGCTGCCCTACTCCGTAGAGACCCCCTACGGCTTCCACCTGGACCTTGATTTCCTCAAGTATGTGGACGATATCGAGAAAGGCAACACCATCAAGAGGGTGCACATCCAGCGCAAGGCCAGAGGCCCTCCTAAGTTCAGCACCCTGCCCAGGAACTTCAGCCTGCTAGGGCATGGAGCCAGGCCGGCCCCTAAGGACACCTGGTCCTCCACCCTAGGGCCCAAGCCCCGGGGCAGAATGACTGATGTCCAGCAGATCTTGGATTTTAGACCCAGTGACGGTGGCACATTGGGTATTCTTAGCCAGAACAGCAGGGTGCAAGGGAGTAGCTTTGCCTCTGCCAGGCCCAGGGAGGAGGCAGGTGTTGGGCCTTGGGTGTTAGGCGAACAGCCCCTGGGGAGGCCCAACCTCCTTCGGACGTCCAGCATGCCAGTCACCATCCCGCACAGGAAGGCCTCTGAGTCAGGGGATGAAAGAACAGAGAACATCTCATCTGAGAACGTGATCCGTGCTGTTCCCCAGGACCGGTCGGGGCTGCACCAGCAGATCACCGCAGCCCTGAAGAGGGTCAGAGAGCTGGAGGACATGGTGAGGACCATCCCAGAGCTCAAGTCCCAGATCTGCTCactgagggtggagagagagcagctaATCCTCAGGCTGCAGGTTCAAACCAAGCCACAGCCTCCAGCCCACCCACAAAGTGCCTCGCCCTCCCCAGCCCCAAGCACTGATCCCGGGCCAGCCTCTCAGCCGCCGGGGGCTAAAGCAGCAGTGGATCCCGGGAGAGCAGAGAGCACTGTGTCAGAGGCAGAAACGCAACAGGAATCCTTAAAGAGTACCGCGCAAGAAGAAGAACCAGATAGGCTTTTAGAAGCACAGGAACCAGAGAGACAAATACAGACAGCAGAGGGACCAGATAGACAAACATTTCTGAATCCATTAGTGTACGCAGAGGAAAGGCAAACAAAGCAACTAGAAAACGTTGCAACACCGAAAGCACCAGAACCTTTAGACAGCAGAGTGTTTGTGCAAGTCACAGAGGGAGTCAGTGGCACTGGTGAGGAGCACCATCTCAGTGTCGAACAGCTCCAGGCTAAGCTAGTAGCGCTAGAGGCTAAGCTAAGTCAGGCTAGCGAAGACCTGGAGAGAACGAACAGTCTCCTGAAACAACAGGTAAAGGAGAACAtgatgaaggaggagaggatacTGCAGCTGAGCGTGGGAGGGACAGGAGGCGCGGAGGAGGTgtccaggcagagacagacaagTAGGAGGACCAGTGTGGACCAGCAggccgagacagagagagtgggaagtGCAagtcaggagacagagacagagagggcggatATGGTGGAGCAGGGCACGGATACAGAAAGGATAGTCATCTGTTTAACCGGAGAGGGGGCTGGTGGTGTGGAACAGGGGACAGAGACGGAGCGATTTGACACTAAAGACCAGGTGACAGAGACAGAAATGGTCATTGTATGTCCAGTCAGACCACGGGCTAATAGTGTGGATcggagaacagagacagagagagtggacacAGTGGACCAGGTGACAGAGACACTGCCCGGAGACAGCTTAGACcaggtgacagagacagagacgcagaCAGTCGTCAGTGTAGATCAGTCAACAGAGACAGCACCTGCACGTCCAGTGAGATCAGTGAGAcatagggctaacagtgtggaccggggaacagagacacagacagtggATACTGTGAACCGGATaacagtgacagagacacagacaggagtCCGTGTAGACCAGgtgacagagacacaaacacagacagcacCTGTACGTCCAGTGAGACCAGCGAGAcatagggctaacagtgtggacagggggacagagacagaaagagtgggTACAGTTGACCAGGTGACAGAGACAGTGGTAGCACAGAGTGCATAtcagcagacagagacagagggagacagagttgaGACTAGCAATAACCACCATAGAGAAATAGAGATTGAGAGTGCGGCCATAGTAAGTGCGGCCATAGAAAGTGCGGTCACAGAAATTGTGGAAGCAGAACGTGTAGTCTCACGCAGTGTGGTTAAAGAGGGTGAGATCGCTGAGAGTGCAGTACATTTTGTGGTTATAGAGAGTGTGGGCAAAGAGAATGGGGTCACAGCGAATGTGGTCCCAGAGAATGTGGTCCCAGAGAATGTGGTCACAGAGAATGTGGTCACAGAGAATGTGGTCACGGGAAGTATGGTGAAGAGacaagtagtggtagtagaggagACTGTCGTTGAACAAATGACATTGACTGAAAGTGTTGTTACACAGAGTATGACCACAGAGAGTACAGTCGTAGAGAGTGCAGCCACAGAGAACTTGGCAACTGAGAGTGAGGTGGTAAAAAACACAGTTACAGAGAGTACGGTCACAGGAAGTGCGGTCATAGAATCTCCAGCCCCAGAGAGCCCAGAAGTAGCACCCACTCCCTCTTCCAGCCAGACCCAGATGGGTCAGAAGGAGTCGGAGCAGGCCCAGCCCCAGTCACAGGACTCTCGTCGGGGGTCCAACCCAGCATTGGCCCAGGCCCCTCGCCAGGGGTCTAACCCAGCCCTGGGCCAGGTGGTGACGCGCCTCACAGGGCTGATCAATGAGCAGTGGGCCCAGCTAGGTAGCAGCCAGGACAAGCCAGACAAGCAGGAGACCACCAGCCCGAGTGCCCAGAAGCCTGCAGAAGGGCAGGGTGCGCCCGCTGCAGGGAAGCCTTTAGCGGGGAAGGCAACGGGGAAGTCAGGTCTGTCTAAGATGAGCTCCATCCAGAGCCAGCTGGTCAGCTCCCTCAGTGCCCTGTCTGCCTTCTACTCCCCTGGACAGAAGGCAGCTGCCAGCAAACAACAAG GTCTGAAATCCATCATGAAGAAGAACGATGCTGCTGACAAAcaggggaacagaggaggagCCAAGAAGAACCTAAAGTTTGTGGGAGTCAACGGAGG GTATGAGACTACCTCAAGTGAGGAGGAATCcagtgaggaggagaagggggaggtggaggaggaggaggtggacagCTCTGAGCCTGAGGAGGagcgggagaaggaggagggagctgGAGCAGCTCAGGGCCAGGGGGAGGCCACAGCTACAGAGGACGAGGCCCAGGGAGCAGGGGCccaggctggggagacagagGGCCATGAAGACTCTCAGGACCCAGAGAACAGCCAGGCACTCCTGGAGGAGCAGCCAGCTGCAGCATCAGG GGAGACGATCGATAAGGGCTTCATGGAAGCGTGTGACTACATTGAGGGTCGTATGGCAGAGGTGGGGGCCCCCGATAAAGAAATG AGACATGTCCTGATGGTGTTGTACCAGGAGTGGTTCCGTGTGTCCAGTCAGAAGGACTCTCGGGCTGACACCGTCACCCTCTACCTGAGAGAGGTGGGCATCGCCACGCCGACCCTCCTGCGTTACATCGTGAACCTGGCCGACGGCAACGGCAACACAGCGCTCCACTACAGCGTGTCCCACTCCAACTTCCCTGTGGTCAAACTGCTGCTGGACACCG gtctGTGTGAGGTGGACATCCTGAACAAGGCGGGCTACACAGCCGTGATGCTGGCCTCCCTAACAGCTGCTGATGGATCAGAGGACATGGAGGTGGCTCTGCAGCTACTGAGACAGGGAGATGTCAATGCTCGCGCTAGCCAG GCAGGGCAGACGGCTCTGATGCTATCGGTCAGCCATGGTCGTACAGCCATGGTGCGGTTGCTGCTGAGCTGCCAAGCTGACCTCAACATTCAGGACAAAGACGGTTCGACTGCACTCATGTGCGCGTGTGAGCACGGTCACACCGAGATCGCCCGGGTGCTACTGGAGTCTGGCCACTGTGACACCAGCCTCACAGACAAG gaTGGTCAGAGGGCTCTGTCGGTGGCGGTAGCGTCCTCCCACGCTGAGATAGTTGACCTACTCAAGAGCCACTCAGATTCCACCACCACCCACGCCTCCAACCCCTCTACCACCACCTCtgccaccatcatcaccaccaccacagcctCTCTCCTCTGA
- the LOC112260472 gene encoding KN motif and ankyrin repeat domain-containing protein 4 isoform X2 encodes MDKKSENGYPRSGGESGGGGQRKQLPYSVETPYGFHLDLDFLKYVDDIEKGNTIKRVHIQRKARGPPKFSTLPRNFSLLGHGARPAPKDTWSSTLGPKPRGRMTDVQQILDFRPSDGGTLGILSQNSRVQGSSFASARPREEAGVGPWVLGEQPLGRPNLLRTSSMPVTIPHRKASESGDERTENISSENVIRAVPQDRSGLHQQITAALKRVRELEDMVRTIPELKSQICSLRVEREQLILRLQVQTKPQPPAHPQSASPSPAPSTDPGPASQPPGAKAAVDPGRAESTVSEAETQQESLKSTAQEEEPDRLLEAQEPERQIQTAEGPDRQTFLNPLVYAEERQTKQLENVATPKAPEPLDSRVFVQVTEGVSGTGEEHHLSVEQLQAKLVALEAKLSQASEDLERTNSLLKQQVKENMMKEERILQLSVGGTGGAEEVSRQRQTSRRTSVDQQAETERVGSASQETETERADMVEQGTDTERIVICLTGEGAGGVEQGTETERFDTKDQVTETEMVIVCPVRPRANSVDRRTETERVDTVDQVTETLPGDSLDQVTETETQTVVSVDQSTETAPARPVRSVRHRANSVDRGTETQTVDTVNRITVTETQTGVRVDQVTETQTQTAPVRPVRPARHRANSVDRGTETERVGTVDQVTETVVAQSAYQQTETEGDRVETSNNHHREIEIESAAIVSAAIESAVTEIVEAERVVSRSVVKEGEIAESAVHFVVIESVGKENGVTANVVPENVVPENVVTENVVTENVVTGSMVKRQVVVVEETVVEQMTLTESVVTQSMTTESTVVESAATENLATESEVVKNTVTESTVTGSAVIESPAPESPEVAPTPSSSQTQMGQKESEQAQPQSQDSRRGSNPALAQAPRQGSNPALGQVVTRLTGLINEQWAQLGSSQDKPDKQETTSPSAQKPAEGQGAPAAGKPLAGKATGKSGLSKMSSIQSQLVSSLSALSAFYSPGQKAAASKQQGLKSIMKKNDAADKQGNRGGAKKNLKFVGVNGGYETTSSEEESSEEEKGEVEEEEVDSSEPEEEREKEEGAGAAQGQGEATATEDEAQGAGAQAGETEGHEDSQDPENSQALLEEQPAAASGETIDKGFMEACDYIEGRMAEVGAPDKEMRHVLMVLYQESVCVIVLCVFSPSVRDMS; translated from the exons ATGGACAAGAAAAGTG AAAATGGCTACCCTAGATccggaggagagagtggaggtggGGGTCAGAGGAAGCAGCTGCCCTACTCCGTAGAGACCCCCTACGGCTTCCACCTGGACCTTGATTTCCTCAAGTATGTGGACGATATCGAGAAAGGCAACACCATCAAGAGGGTGCACATCCAGCGCAAGGCCAGAGGCCCTCCTAAGTTCAGCACCCTGCCCAGGAACTTCAGCCTGCTAGGGCATGGAGCCAGGCCGGCCCCTAAGGACACCTGGTCCTCCACCCTAGGGCCCAAGCCCCGGGGCAGAATGACTGATGTCCAGCAGATCTTGGATTTTAGACCCAGTGACGGTGGCACATTGGGTATTCTTAGCCAGAACAGCAGGGTGCAAGGGAGTAGCTTTGCCTCTGCCAGGCCCAGGGAGGAGGCAGGTGTTGGGCCTTGGGTGTTAGGCGAACAGCCCCTGGGGAGGCCCAACCTCCTTCGGACGTCCAGCATGCCAGTCACCATCCCGCACAGGAAGGCCTCTGAGTCAGGGGATGAAAGAACAGAGAACATCTCATCTGAGAACGTGATCCGTGCTGTTCCCCAGGACCGGTCGGGGCTGCACCAGCAGATCACCGCAGCCCTGAAGAGGGTCAGAGAGCTGGAGGACATGGTGAGGACCATCCCAGAGCTCAAGTCCCAGATCTGCTCactgagggtggagagagagcagctaATCCTCAGGCTGCAGGTTCAAACCAAGCCACAGCCTCCAGCCCACCCACAAAGTGCCTCGCCCTCCCCAGCCCCAAGCACTGATCCCGGGCCAGCCTCTCAGCCGCCGGGGGCTAAAGCAGCAGTGGATCCCGGGAGAGCAGAGAGCACTGTGTCAGAGGCAGAAACGCAACAGGAATCCTTAAAGAGTACCGCGCAAGAAGAAGAACCAGATAGGCTTTTAGAAGCACAGGAACCAGAGAGACAAATACAGACAGCAGAGGGACCAGATAGACAAACATTTCTGAATCCATTAGTGTACGCAGAGGAAAGGCAAACAAAGCAACTAGAAAACGTTGCAACACCGAAAGCACCAGAACCTTTAGACAGCAGAGTGTTTGTGCAAGTCACAGAGGGAGTCAGTGGCACTGGTGAGGAGCACCATCTCAGTGTCGAACAGCTCCAGGCTAAGCTAGTAGCGCTAGAGGCTAAGCTAAGTCAGGCTAGCGAAGACCTGGAGAGAACGAACAGTCTCCTGAAACAACAGGTAAAGGAGAACAtgatgaaggaggagaggatacTGCAGCTGAGCGTGGGAGGGACAGGAGGCGCGGAGGAGGTgtccaggcagagacagacaagTAGGAGGACCAGTGTGGACCAGCAggccgagacagagagagtgggaagtGCAagtcaggagacagagacagagagggcggatATGGTGGAGCAGGGCACGGATACAGAAAGGATAGTCATCTGTTTAACCGGAGAGGGGGCTGGTGGTGTGGAACAGGGGACAGAGACGGAGCGATTTGACACTAAAGACCAGGTGACAGAGACAGAAATGGTCATTGTATGTCCAGTCAGACCACGGGCTAATAGTGTGGATcggagaacagagacagagagagtggacacAGTGGACCAGGTGACAGAGACACTGCCCGGAGACAGCTTAGACcaggtgacagagacagagacgcagaCAGTCGTCAGTGTAGATCAGTCAACAGAGACAGCACCTGCACGTCCAGTGAGATCAGTGAGAcatagggctaacagtgtggaccggggaacagagacacagacagtggATACTGTGAACCGGATaacagtgacagagacacagacaggagtCCGTGTAGACCAGgtgacagagacacaaacacagacagcacCTGTACGTCCAGTGAGACCAGCGAGAcatagggctaacagtgtggacagggggacagagacagaaagagtgggTACAGTTGACCAGGTGACAGAGACAGTGGTAGCACAGAGTGCATAtcagcagacagagacagagggagacagagttgaGACTAGCAATAACCACCATAGAGAAATAGAGATTGAGAGTGCGGCCATAGTAAGTGCGGCCATAGAAAGTGCGGTCACAGAAATTGTGGAAGCAGAACGTGTAGTCTCACGCAGTGTGGTTAAAGAGGGTGAGATCGCTGAGAGTGCAGTACATTTTGTGGTTATAGAGAGTGTGGGCAAAGAGAATGGGGTCACAGCGAATGTGGTCCCAGAGAATGTGGTCCCAGAGAATGTGGTCACAGAGAATGTGGTCACAGAGAATGTGGTCACGGGAAGTATGGTGAAGAGacaagtagtggtagtagaggagACTGTCGTTGAACAAATGACATTGACTGAAAGTGTTGTTACACAGAGTATGACCACAGAGAGTACAGTCGTAGAGAGTGCAGCCACAGAGAACTTGGCAACTGAGAGTGAGGTGGTAAAAAACACAGTTACAGAGAGTACGGTCACAGGAAGTGCGGTCATAGAATCTCCAGCCCCAGAGAGCCCAGAAGTAGCACCCACTCCCTCTTCCAGCCAGACCCAGATGGGTCAGAAGGAGTCGGAGCAGGCCCAGCCCCAGTCACAGGACTCTCGTCGGGGGTCCAACCCAGCATTGGCCCAGGCCCCTCGCCAGGGGTCTAACCCAGCCCTGGGCCAGGTGGTGACGCGCCTCACAGGGCTGATCAATGAGCAGTGGGCCCAGCTAGGTAGCAGCCAGGACAAGCCAGACAAGCAGGAGACCACCAGCCCGAGTGCCCAGAAGCCTGCAGAAGGGCAGGGTGCGCCCGCTGCAGGGAAGCCTTTAGCGGGGAAGGCAACGGGGAAGTCAGGTCTGTCTAAGATGAGCTCCATCCAGAGCCAGCTGGTCAGCTCCCTCAGTGCCCTGTCTGCCTTCTACTCCCCTGGACAGAAGGCAGCTGCCAGCAAACAACAAG GTCTGAAATCCATCATGAAGAAGAACGATGCTGCTGACAAAcaggggaacagaggaggagCCAAGAAGAACCTAAAGTTTGTGGGAGTCAACGGAGG GTATGAGACTACCTCAAGTGAGGAGGAATCcagtgaggaggagaagggggaggtggaggaggaggaggtggacagCTCTGAGCCTGAGGAGGagcgggagaaggaggagggagctgGAGCAGCTCAGGGCCAGGGGGAGGCCACAGCTACAGAGGACGAGGCCCAGGGAGCAGGGGCccaggctggggagacagagGGCCATGAAGACTCTCAGGACCCAGAGAACAGCCAGGCACTCCTGGAGGAGCAGCCAGCTGCAGCATCAGG GGAGACGATCGATAAGGGCTTCATGGAAGCGTGTGACTACATTGAGGGTCGTATGGCAGAGGTGGGGGCCCCCGATAAAGAAATG AGACATGTCCTGATGGTGTTATaccaggagagtgtgtgtgtcatagtgttgtgtgtgttctctccctctgtcagagACATGTCCTGA